A window from Deltaproteobacteria bacterium HGW-Deltaproteobacteria-18 encodes these proteins:
- the pstA gene encoding phosphate ABC transporter, permease protein PstA, whose amino-acid sequence MSMPIDPRSLRKRKNSESQFKALSFMAISVAGIFLVVFFADIIRQGYTAFMQTEIRANVAFSESIFDDPRSALDKRLIPLVSRGVTRILPMQLRENPQLLGTTSEVWVLANAEVDQYVKGKPNRLKPKEIALVDELVAEGSIKKVFNVGFFTNGDSKLAEMAGILSAAVGTIYLLGITFIFSFPAGVMAAIYLEEFAPDNRLMHIVEVNINNLAAIPSILFGLLGLAIFINFMGLPRSSALVGGLTLALMTLPVIIISTRAAIRAIPDSIREGALALGATHWQVVWDHILPLSLPGILTGTIIGLARAIGETAPLLIIGMVAYIQDMPRGLTSAATVLPAQIYVWSSESIRAFTERTSAGIIVLLAILLSMNALAILLRNKYERKW is encoded by the coding sequence ATGAGCATGCCCATCGATCCGCGCAGCCTGCGCAAACGCAAAAACTCGGAGAGCCAGTTCAAGGCCCTCTCCTTCATGGCCATTTCCGTTGCCGGAATCTTTCTGGTCGTCTTCTTCGCGGACATCATCCGTCAGGGATACACTGCCTTCATGCAGACGGAGATCCGGGCCAATGTCGCCTTTTCAGAGTCGATCTTCGACGACCCTAGATCCGCCCTGGACAAGAGACTCATCCCCCTGGTCAGTCGCGGCGTAACCCGCATTCTGCCCATGCAGCTGCGTGAAAACCCGCAACTGCTGGGCACGACCTCCGAAGTCTGGGTGCTGGCCAACGCCGAGGTGGACCAGTACGTCAAGGGCAAGCCGAACCGTCTGAAGCCGAAGGAAATCGCCCTGGTGGACGAACTGGTGGCCGAAGGATCGATCAAGAAGGTCTTCAACGTCGGCTTCTTCACCAACGGCGACTCCAAGCTGGCGGAAATGGCGGGTATCCTGTCCGCGGCCGTGGGCACCATCTATCTGCTCGGCATCACCTTCATCTTCAGCTTCCCGGCCGGCGTCATGGCCGCGATTTATCTTGAGGAGTTCGCCCCGGACAACCGGCTGATGCATATCGTCGAGGTCAACATCAACAATCTGGCGGCCATCCCGTCAATCCTCTTCGGCCTGCTGGGACTTGCGATCTTCATCAATTTCATGGGGCTGCCCCGCTCATCGGCGCTGGTGGGCGGCCTGACGCTGGCGCTCATGACCCTGCCGGTCATCATCATCTCCACCCGCGCGGCCATCCGGGCCATCCCGGATTCCATCCGCGAGGGAGCCCTGGCCCTTGGCGCGACCCACTGGCAGGTGGTCTGGGACCACATCCTGCCGCTGTCCCTGCCGGGCATCCTGACCGGGACCATCATCGGTCTGGCCCGGGCCATCGGCGAGACCGCGCCGCTGCTGATCATCGGCATGGTCGCCTACATCCAGGACATGCCGCGCGGCCTGACCAGCGCCGCCACCGTGCTTCCGGCCCAGATCTACGTGTGGTCCTCGGAATCGATACGCGCCTTCACCGAGCGCACCTCCGCCGGCATCATCGTCCTGTTGGCCATCCTCTTGTCCATGAACGCCCTGGCCATCCTGCTGCGCAACAAATACGAGCGCAAATGGTAA
- a CDS encoding phosphate butyryltransferase: protein MGAGPVRSLDQMVELVRSRRTPARVVIAACAEPNAVLAGLEAARQGLAEPVFVGDVERMRSLPELAGENLDAYDCLHEPDDREALARSLDLLHEGRAQFLMKGGVKTDVLLRAVLGRKRGSDGLLSHIGVFPHPREERLLVVTDAGVNIAPSLTRKIDIINNAVVVAKKLGMDPPRVAVLSATEKVSYNDMVSSKDADILAKLCRMGIFGDAVVGGPFALDIAVSREKALAKGVDHPAAGRADILCAPNIVTGNVLYKAVTSLMELPMAGIVVGASYPLVVPSRGDSDRSKFYALALAAYLAGV from the coding sequence ATGGGCGCCGGGCCTGTGCGTTCCCTGGATCAGATGGTGGAGCTGGTCCGTTCCCGGCGTACGCCCGCTCGCGTGGTCATCGCGGCCTGCGCCGAACCCAATGCGGTGCTGGCCGGGCTTGAGGCCGCGCGGCAAGGTCTGGCCGAGCCGGTCTTTGTGGGGGACGTGGAGCGCATGCGCAGTCTGCCGGAGCTGGCGGGCGAGAATCTTGACGCTTATGATTGCCTGCACGAACCAGATGACAGGGAAGCTCTTGCCAGGAGCCTCGACCTTCTGCACGAGGGCCGTGCCCAGTTCTTGATGAAGGGCGGGGTCAAGACCGATGTGCTGCTCCGCGCCGTGCTCGGTCGCAAGCGCGGAAGCGACGGGCTCTTGAGCCATATCGGCGTGTTCCCGCACCCACGAGAGGAGCGTCTGCTTGTCGTGACTGATGCGGGCGTCAACATCGCGCCTTCGCTCACGCGCAAGATCGACATCATCAACAATGCCGTTGTCGTGGCCAAGAAGCTGGGCATGGATCCGCCCAGGGTGGCCGTGCTCTCGGCCACGGAAAAGGTGTCCTACAACGACATGGTCTCCAGCAAGGATGCGGACATCCTGGCCAAGCTCTGCCGCATGGGCATCTTCGGCGACGCCGTCGTCGGCGGGCCGTTTGCCCTCGATATCGCGGTGTCACGGGAAAAGGCCCTGGCCAAGGGCGTGGACCACCCGGCAGCAGGCCGGGCGGACATACTCTGCGCTCCCAACATCGTCACCGGTAACGTGCTCTACAAGGCCGTGACCAGCCTCATGGAGCTGCCCATGGCCGGGATCGTCGTCGGGGCCAGCTATCCTCTGGTCGTACCCTCGCGCGGGGATTCCGACCGCTCCAAGTTCTACGCCCTGGCCCTGGCAGCCTATCTGGCCGGGGTATGA
- a CDS encoding acetolactate synthase small subunit, whose translation MRHTISALVQNKPGVLASMAQVFQRHDINIRSISCGETEREDVSRMIICVEADGGKSKAVTDEIASLDFVLRLEDLSGQELMDRELVMIKVRITKDTVSQILQIFEVFRANVVDMGNETISAELSAPQGKVAGLIRTLAPHGIQSLSRTGLIALSRGDG comes from the coding sequence ATGCGCCACACCATTTCCGCCCTGGTCCAGAACAAGCCTGGGGTCCTGGCCTCCATGGCCCAGGTTTTCCAGCGCCACGACATCAACATCCGCTCCATTTCCTGCGGCGAGACCGAGCGCGAGGACGTGTCGCGCATGATCATCTGCGTGGAGGCTGACGGAGGCAAGAGCAAGGCCGTGACCGACGAGATCGCCTCCCTGGATTTCGTTTTGCGTCTGGAAGACCTGTCGGGCCAGGAGCTCATGGACCGCGAACTGGTCATGATCAAGGTCCGCATCACCAAGGACACGGTCAGCCAGATTCTGCAGATTTTCGAGGTCTTCCGGGCCAATGTCGTCGACATGGGCAACGAGACCATCTCCGCCGAGCTATCCGCTCCCCAGGGCAAGGTGGCCGGGCTCATCCGCACCCTGGCCCCGCACGGCATCCAGTCCCTGAGCCGCACCGGGCTCATCGCCCTGTCCCGGGGAGACGGCTGA
- a CDS encoding phosphate-binding protein, with protein MNRFLNKAVFALALLLTCTGMAHARDQVKISGSSTVFPFSSYVAEELGATTKFPAPVVESTGSGGGHKLFGAGMGANTPDIANSSRRMKDSEFENAAKNGVTDITEAKIGFDGIAVAQNKDNAPMSISIEELATAVAADIMVDGKLVPNPYKMWNEINPEFPARKIVFYGPPTSSGTRDAFEEMVVEKVFGKKEGYEKGYHAIRQDNAYVPAGENDNLIVQKLAKDKDAFGIFGYSFLEENADSIQGAAINGVTPNPESVASGQYPISRSLYFYVKNAHYDAIPGLKEYVELFMNEKMIGKDGLLKSIGLIPLPEAERAQIRENVLNKKKLTLDDLKK; from the coding sequence ATGAACCGTTTTCTGAACAAAGCTGTTTTCGCCCTGGCCCTGCTGCTGACCTGCACCGGCATGGCCCACGCCCGCGATCAGGTCAAAATTTCCGGATCGTCCACGGTATTCCCCTTCTCCAGTTACGTGGCTGAAGAACTGGGCGCGACCACCAAGTTCCCCGCACCTGTCGTCGAGTCCACCGGTTCCGGCGGAGGTCACAAGCTTTTCGGCGCCGGCATGGGCGCGAACACCCCCGACATCGCCAACTCCTCGCGCCGCATGAAGGACAGCGAGTTCGAGAATGCCGCCAAGAATGGCGTGACCGACATCACCGAAGCCAAGATCGGCTTTGACGGCATCGCCGTCGCCCAGAACAAGGACAACGCTCCCATGAGCATCTCCATTGAAGAGCTGGCCACCGCCGTTGCCGCCGACATCATGGTCGACGGCAAGCTTGTCCCGAACCCCTACAAGATGTGGAACGAAATCAACCCCGAGTTTCCAGCCCGCAAGATCGTCTTCTACGGCCCGCCCACCTCTTCCGGCACCCGTGACGCCTTCGAGGAAATGGTTGTCGAAAAGGTCTTCGGCAAGAAGGAAGGCTACGAGAAGGGCTATCACGCGATCCGCCAGGACAACGCCTACGTCCCCGCCGGTGAGAACGACAACCTGATCGTGCAGAAACTGGCCAAGGACAAGGACGCATTCGGCATCTTCGGCTACAGCTTCCTGGAAGAAAACGCCGACTCCATTCAGGGCGCCGCCATCAACGGCGTAACCCCGAATCCCGAGTCCGTCGCTTCCGGCCAGTACCCCATCTCCCGCTCCCTGTACTTCTACGTCAAGAACGCCCACTACGACGCCATCCCCGGCCTGAAGGAATACGTGGAACTGTTCATGAACGAGAAGATGATCGGCAAGGACGGCCTGCTCAAATCCATCGGGCTCATTCCGCTGCCCGAGGCTGAGCGCGCCCAGATTCGCGAGAACGTGCTGAACAAGAAAAAGTTGACCCTCGACGACCTGAAGAAATAG
- the pstC gene encoding phosphate ABC transporter permease subunit PstC, with translation MTTTYLAQYLFAGLLPLALFGYLLGRRKIRAQQDPNARYKASENLFGWYAVSKMLMPAVLISVIGSILDLFDLVEVPWTMLAAAILVLGAVSVWIALKAIRPSLRVRTALEKTITRILLVASLISILTTIGIVMSIVFEAVHFFRIVNFWDFLTGTTWNPDAASIDEAGNIQPLFGSVPLFAGTFMITAIAMCVAIPVGLMSAICMSEYASLAVRRVAKPALEILAGIPTVVYGFFAAITVSPLIVNLADKVGISADYTNALSPGLVMGIMIIPLVSSLSDDVISSVPQSLREGSLALGAYPAETIKRVVLPAALPGIVSACLLAVSRAVGETMIVVMAAGLQPNLSWNPLEGMTTVNVRIVDALTGDQSFDSPETLAAFGLGLVLLVLTLCLNIVSLTVIRKFRQRYE, from the coding sequence GTGACCACAACCTACCTGGCCCAATATCTTTTTGCCGGCCTTCTGCCCCTGGCGCTGTTCGGCTATCTCCTTGGCCGCAGAAAAATCCGCGCGCAGCAGGACCCCAATGCCAGATACAAGGCATCGGAAAATCTGTTCGGATGGTATGCAGTCAGCAAGATGCTCATGCCTGCCGTGCTGATCAGCGTGATCGGGTCCATTCTCGATCTCTTCGATCTGGTCGAAGTGCCCTGGACCATGCTCGCGGCCGCGATCCTGGTCCTCGGCGCAGTAAGCGTCTGGATTGCGCTCAAGGCCATCCGGCCGAGTCTGCGGGTACGAACGGCGCTGGAAAAGACCATCACCCGCATTCTGCTGGTGGCGTCGCTCATTTCCATCCTGACGACCATCGGCATCGTCATGTCCATCGTCTTCGAGGCGGTTCATTTTTTCCGCATCGTCAACTTCTGGGACTTCCTGACCGGAACGACCTGGAACCCCGACGCGGCGAGCATTGACGAAGCCGGCAACATCCAGCCCCTTTTCGGATCGGTGCCGCTTTTCGCAGGCACGTTCATGATCACGGCCATCGCCATGTGCGTGGCCATCCCTGTTGGCCTGATGTCGGCGATCTGCATGTCCGAGTACGCGTCGCTCGCGGTCAGGCGGGTGGCCAAGCCCGCTCTTGAGATTCTGGCCGGCATCCCCACCGTGGTTTACGGCTTTTTCGCGGCCATAACTGTCAGCCCCCTGATCGTTAATCTGGCCGACAAGGTGGGCATAAGCGCCGACTACACCAACGCGCTCAGCCCCGGGCTGGTCATGGGCATCATGATCATCCCCCTTGTGTCGTCCCTGTCCGACGACGTGATCAGCTCCGTTCCGCAGAGTTTGCGCGAAGGCTCCCTGGCGCTCGGGGCCTACCCGGCCGAGACCATCAAACGGGTGGTCCTGCCGGCCGCGCTGCCGGGCATCGTCTCGGCCTGCCTGCTGGCCGTGTCCCGCGCCGTGGGCGAAACCATGATCGTGGTCATGGCCGCCGGCCTGCAGCCGAACCTGTCCTGGAATCCGCTGGAAGGCATGACCACGGTCAACGTGCGCATCGTCGATGCCCTGACCGGCGATCAGTCCTTTGACAGCCCCGAAACTTTGGCTGCGTTCGGCCTCGGCCTGGTCCTTTTGGTCCTGACCCTGTGCCTGAACATCGTCTCCCTGACAGTCATTAGAAAGTTCCGCCAAAGATACGAATAG
- a CDS encoding heat-shock protein, translating into MTLMKWDPWREIEDMFDRYTKAVGWPRGGQEALAPSDWTPRVDIAETETEFLIKADIPGVEKDHVKVSLENGVLTIQGERKTEKEEKDKKFHRVERFTGTFMRRFTVPENVDPEGIKAVFKDGMLHLHLPKSEKAKPKAIDIHVD; encoded by the coding sequence ATGACACTGATGAAATGGGATCCCTGGCGGGAAATCGAGGACATGTTTGATCGGTACACCAAGGCCGTAGGCTGGCCGCGCGGAGGGCAGGAGGCCCTTGCGCCCAGCGACTGGACCCCGCGGGTGGATATTGCCGAGACCGAAACGGAGTTTTTGATCAAGGCCGATATTCCTGGCGTGGAGAAGGACCATGTAAAGGTGTCGCTGGAGAACGGAGTGTTGACCATTCAGGGTGAGCGCAAGACCGAGAAGGAAGAAAAGGACAAGAAGTTCCACCGTGTGGAACGCTTCACCGGAACCTTCATGCGCCGATTCACCGTCCCGGAGAATGTTGATCCGGAAGGCATCAAGGCGGTGTTCAAGGACGGCATGCTGCACCTGCACCTGCCCAAGAGTGAAAAGGCGAAGCCCAAGGCCATCGACATCCACGTCGATTAA